TTTGTATTTAAAATACTATTAAGTTCTTTATTACTAATGGGTTCTTCATAAATAAATAAATTTCTTATTCTCGTTAAGGGAATGTGTGCACCTAAATGGCTTTTAGCGTTAATATCATACCTATTAACAAATCTATTTGGTGTTTCTACATTTCCTTTATCATACTTTATATTCAATCTTGTTAAATTGTTTTCGCTTCTTTCTTCCGGTCTTATGTTTATTCCCATTTTAATTCAGGCACCTTAGTCTTTGTTGCATATTCAGGATAATTCCTGTATACATACCTTAATATGCCCTTTGTATCCCATTCATCCCAATCATATTTGTTTTTTCTAAGTTTTTCAAGGTCCTCATTGTTTATATTTTTACTTTTAATAACTTTATTTATGTATTCTTTCCCGCTTTCTGTGATGGCATAAGTAGCGTGGCCCTCACCCCTGTTAAATTTTATTATTTTGCCATCATTAATTAACTTCACTACTATATCGGAAACTAGCTGGCTATAAGGCCCATACTTATCTGGATGATATAAAGCGGAAATATTAGTAAATACTTCCTTCACAGTAAGGAAAACCTGCTTTTGCATCATTGTTTTCCCTGAAATTTTACCGTAATTTAACAGTAAAAGTATAATATCCTCTACATTAAGTTCTTTACTATTTTCATAGTCGCTCAATAATTTATCCCAGTCTGTTTCTATTTTTACATTTATCATATAGATTTGCCACCATCGTATATTATCCTTAACAACATACCATCTTTCATTTCCATTAATATATTTATAGAGATATCCCGGTTATCTATTTTTAATTTGTGATGAAACCCAATCATGTTATTTTTATATTTGTTGTTTCCGTTTGTAATAAAATCATTTATATTTTTCTTTATGCCTCTTTGATTTACTAAATTAGAAATTAAATTTTTTAATTTAATTTCATCAACATGAAAGTTTTTTAATAATTCCTGAAATGCATCGGGTATAATAATTTTGTATTCATAATCACCTGATATACTAATTTCTAAAGGTTCTATATTACATAGGCAATCTATTTTTTTACATTTTTTACAATGATAGGTATCTATATATAATGTATTTTCAATTTTTCCTTCTGATGAATTATCCACACCGGCTTTAATAATATGGGATAAACCTATATGTTTTGAAGTTTTAGTTGAGTTAGTATACTTTGCTTCATACTTTACTTTTTCTAAATCGCTAGAACCGCAATATTTGCAATAATCACCCATTTTTATCACCGGTGTTCTTTATAATTGTTTAATCATTTTATACTTAATATTTTTATTGCTCATTAGCAAATATATTACTGAATTTTTTCGATCCAACTTTTTTTCACCTCTTGTTATTAACTGCTTTCTTCTATTACCTTCCTTTCCTCGGCAGTTAGTCCATATAATCTATAAATAGCTATGTCAATTTGCGTGTCCACTCTCTTAATTTCGTCTAATATTTCATAATTTTCATCAGTCTTTTTACCATTGAACTGGTTTAGTTTTTTGTTTAATGTTATAACTTTTTCAACGAGTCCCACAATCTCATCTTGTTCAGAAATAGGTATTACTTTTATTGGAAATTTTTTAGCGTTAACAATTAGTATTTTTTGAAGAAGTGTTTTTGTTGGGTCAGGATATTTTTCTTTATGATAATAATTTATTAACTTTGTATTAAGTAAAGCGAGTATGTACGTTATTCTGAATTCATTCTAATTTTTTGATATTAAATTAAAAGCTATTTGCGTATTATATAATTCTTCTTCAGTATAACTGGCATATATCCTAAGTGATTTACCACTAATTATCTGCCTCACAACTATATGCGGACTTGTAAAAATCTCTTTTCCCTAAGAACAGCTAGCCAATTTCCACAGCTTATGTATTTTTTCTTGTACCAAAATATACCCTACCGTATAATGTTCTTGCCCGATAAGAGAGGCTTAAACGTTTCATTCTTTTTAGTATCTGAATGAAAAATCCGATCGCTTATTTTCTGTTGAGACTGTCCTTTGTATTTGTCATATGGAGTTAATACTAATGAGAAATCACATACATCAAAAAGATTTTATGTACTACTTTTCTAAATTTTTTCCAATATGGTTTTTGACATTTTGTTTATGGAAATATTAATGGCATAATCATTAAGTTCCCATTTATTCTGATTATACTGAATAATGTTCGAACAATTATTTTCATTAATTGAATTGATTTTTGCATTTCTTGAATACAAATAAACTTCACATTCTTTTAATTTTGATCT
This genomic stretch from Thermoplasma volcanium GSS1 harbors:
- a CDS encoding N-6 DNA methylase gives rise to the protein MKQTTITKIVRLPDDVFDGVKIEIVILIYRKSKERSKLKECEVYLYSRNAKINSINENNCSNIIQYNQNKWELNDYAINISINKMSKTILEKI
- a CDS encoding YwgA family protein, which gives rise to MINVKIETDWDKLLSDYENSKELNVEDIILLLLNYGKISGKTMMQKQVFLTVKEVFTNISALYHPDKYGPYSQLVSDIVVKLINDGKIIKFNRGEGHATYAITESGKEYINKVIKSKNINNEDLEKLRKNKYDWDEWDTKGILRYVYRNYPEYATKTKVPELKWE